From Martelella sp. AD-3, a single genomic window includes:
- a CDS encoding response regulator transcription factor — MLDETIDTERIYALWDELSDFEASRMPEARVHLLSVVCDMIDARQADWIGAVRLVDNIHRDPLFGWRPRSLSALYPDAEAARTIQEAFALMEKGEPDITTIRNAELAGQFRVFMLDELATPEWFESYSYKTFYRGLDRLDSIWVGIPINADAEIQIGFHRALSQPRFSERDRRIVTHALRGIRWFYRLQMLSEGIGVASEPLTPMEGRVLRDLLQGLSERQIAENNGQSPHTVHDHVKRIYRKYGVSSRAALMALWLGQPIPP; from the coding sequence ATGCTGGACGAAACAATCGATACCGAACGGATTTATGCGCTCTGGGACGAGCTTTCGGATTTCGAGGCCTCGCGCATGCCTGAGGCGCGCGTGCATCTGCTGTCTGTCGTTTGCGATATGATCGACGCGCGGCAGGCCGACTGGATCGGCGCCGTCAGGCTTGTCGACAACATCCATCGCGATCCGCTTTTCGGCTGGCGCCCGCGCAGCCTTTCGGCCCTTTATCCAGACGCGGAAGCCGCGCGGACCATCCAGGAAGCCTTTGCCCTGATGGAGAAGGGCGAACCCGACATCACCACGATCCGCAATGCCGAGCTTGCCGGACAGTTCCGGGTTTTCATGCTGGACGAACTTGCAACGCCCGAATGGTTTGAAAGCTATTCCTACAAGACCTTCTATCGCGGTCTGGACCGGCTGGATTCGATCTGGGTCGGCATTCCCATCAATGCCGACGCCGAGATCCAGATCGGCTTTCACCGCGCGCTCTCGCAACCGCGATTTTCGGAGCGCGATCGGCGGATTGTGACGCACGCCCTGCGCGGCATTCGCTGGTTCTATCGGCTGCAGATGCTGTCGGAAGGGATCGGGGTCGCATCCGAACCCTTGACGCCGATGGAAGGCAGGGTGCTGCGCGACCTGCTGCAGGGGCTTTCGGAGCGCCAGATCGCCGAAAACAACGGCCAGAGCCCGCATACCGTCCATGATCATGTCAAGCGGATCTACCGCAAATACGGCGTCTCCAGCCGCGCCGCGCTGATGGCGCTCTGGCTGGGTCAGCCCATACCCCCCTGA
- a CDS encoding DUF2339 domain-containing protein, with product MTSFFEFLVLILVLALIASNAGMRKRMKRLEEAQRSLRGRLEQLERRGDAATAATAVTAEVPERAMAERAEDAAQTAEPETARSLEESGSTDAGKMPSATGGPPRAFVFTGALLQTFGGWLRQNWTIALAALSLALGGIFMVQYGVENGLLTPVWRVCGALMLGVALVGAGEGLRRRFGDETTPSTRYLPSVFAGAGLVTLFAAVLAARLLYGLVSAEMTLVGLVLVSILAVALGWLYGSVLSAVGIIGATAAPFLVGGSAESGWLFFYYFAFIAIAGLAVDSVKRWAWVSALVLTATAMAATGLYLATGGLIHYTAFLALSWLAAVILPVQSFVPSHAGQTVLATLAGLKPRADFPTRVVAAMTLFVSGAGLLLSIDAPSATEACFAFLLIVLVLAATLLWMRPAEALRDMSLLPAAAFLAVPVLQVVERGPLFASFLTALQPPADATAGSSAFITFALILSVGASLMAFWRMTRSGDDQNTALGFALGAAAFAPATAFIFEFLWSPGAAFGDYLWSIHLLAVSAVMALLTERTLRAEERSRRQMRAALFAIAALSMLALALFVVLTKAALTLALGVVVVLTIALDRRFDLALIGLFTKAALAIIAFRLVANPGFFWAVRSDTSWLALLEAYGGTLALLYAGWRLTVLRARQSVQAAIETTTWTVAAVFSCAVLQRLVPDEPGLLAAVMAVAMLAQINRLPTTGRWLRLFRLGLAVLFGLVSAALIAVPLTISNPLLFRFNPVTGPMVFDSLALSYLPLAAVLAIGAWRIVNLGPWLRTGLVSISSLLAGFYVVCEIRRFWHGPDLSAPGVTQPELYSYTIALLIVCAILLAVSFSRRSNVLRKVAMAAAGLTIAKVFLVDISGLEGLLRVVSLIGLGLALAGLGWLDRVMNLRWNSMAGPPEASGGGEDR from the coding sequence ATGACATCGTTCTTCGAGTTTCTGGTTCTCATCCTTGTTCTGGCGCTGATCGCGTCCAATGCCGGGATGCGGAAGCGGATGAAGAGACTGGAGGAAGCTCAGCGGAGCCTTCGGGGCCGGCTGGAGCAACTGGAACGCCGCGGTGATGCCGCCACCGCCGCCACGGCCGTCACGGCCGAAGTGCCGGAAAGAGCGATGGCGGAGCGGGCGGAGGACGCGGCCCAAACGGCAGAACCGGAAACGGCCCGGTCACTTGAGGAATCAGGATCGACGGACGCCGGAAAGATGCCCTCGGCAACCGGCGGCCCGCCGCGGGCCTTCGTCTTTACCGGAGCGTTGCTGCAGACGTTCGGCGGATGGCTGCGCCAGAACTGGACAATCGCGCTCGCGGCGCTTTCGCTGGCGCTGGGCGGCATCTTCATGGTGCAATATGGCGTCGAAAATGGGCTTCTGACGCCGGTCTGGCGGGTTTGCGGGGCGCTGATGCTGGGCGTGGCGCTGGTGGGCGCCGGCGAAGGGCTCCGACGCCGCTTCGGCGACGAGACGACGCCGTCAACGCGCTACCTGCCCTCCGTCTTTGCGGGCGCGGGGCTGGTGACGCTGTTTGCCGCCGTGCTTGCCGCCCGTCTTCTCTATGGACTGGTTTCCGCCGAGATGACGCTGGTTGGGCTGGTTCTGGTCAGCATTCTCGCGGTTGCGCTCGGCTGGCTTTACGGCTCGGTCCTGAGCGCCGTCGGCATTATCGGCGCCACCGCCGCGCCGTTTCTGGTCGGCGGCAGTGCGGAGAGCGGCTGGCTGTTTTTCTATTATTTCGCCTTCATCGCCATTGCCGGCCTTGCGGTGGATAGCGTCAAGCGCTGGGCATGGGTCTCAGCCCTCGTGCTGACCGCAACGGCGATGGCCGCAACCGGACTTTACCTCGCGACCGGCGGCCTGATCCACTATACGGCCTTTCTTGCTCTCTCCTGGCTGGCGGCTGTGATCCTCCCGGTGCAAAGCTTTGTGCCCTCTCATGCCGGCCAGACGGTTCTGGCGACACTTGCGGGTCTCAAGCCGCGCGCCGATTTCCCCACCCGGGTCGTCGCGGCCATGACGCTGTTCGTCAGCGGCGCCGGCCTTCTCCTGTCCATCGATGCGCCATCCGCGACAGAGGCCTGTTTTGCCTTTCTGCTCATCGTCCTCGTCCTCGCGGCGACGCTTCTATGGATGCGCCCTGCGGAAGCGCTGAGGGACATGTCGCTCCTGCCTGCCGCCGCGTTTCTGGCCGTGCCTGTCCTGCAGGTCGTCGAGCGCGGCCCGCTGTTCGCGTCATTCCTAACCGCGCTGCAACCTCCGGCAGATGCAACAGCCGGATCTTCCGCTTTCATCACCTTCGCACTGATCCTGTCCGTCGGTGCATCTTTGATGGCCTTCTGGCGGATGACCCGTTCCGGGGATGACCAAAACACGGCGCTCGGGTTTGCGCTGGGCGCGGCGGCGTTTGCCCCGGCGACCGCCTTCATTTTCGAGTTTCTGTGGTCGCCCGGCGCGGCTTTCGGGGATTATCTCTGGAGCATCCATCTCCTGGCGGTATCGGCCGTCATGGCGCTGCTGACCGAGCGGACGTTGCGCGCGGAGGAGCGCAGCCGGCGCCAGATGCGCGCGGCGCTTTTCGCCATTGCCGCGCTCTCGATGCTGGCGCTGGCGCTGTTCGTGGTGCTCACGAAGGCGGCGCTCACGCTGGCGCTCGGCGTTGTCGTCGTCCTCACGATCGCGCTCGACCGGCGGTTCGACCTTGCCCTGATCGGCCTCTTCACCAAGGCGGCGCTCGCCATCATCGCCTTCCGGCTGGTGGCCAATCCCGGCTTTTTCTGGGCCGTGCGCAGCGACACGTCGTGGCTGGCGCTGCTTGAAGCCTATGGCGGCACGCTGGCGCTGCTTTATGCCGGATGGCGCCTCACGGTGTTGCGTGCACGTCAGTCTGTCCAGGCGGCCATCGAGACCACCACATGGACGGTCGCCGCGGTCTTCTCCTGCGCGGTGTTGCAGCGGCTGGTGCCGGATGAGCCGGGGCTTCTGGCCGCCGTGATGGCCGTCGCCATGCTGGCGCAGATCAACCGGCTGCCGACGACGGGCAGGTGGCTGAGACTGTTCCGGCTGGGTCTTGCCGTGCTCTTCGGCCTCGTTTCCGCCGCGCTGATTGCCGTACCGCTGACGATTTCAAATCCCCTGCTGTTCCGGTTCAACCCCGTCACGGGTCCGATGGTTTTCGACAGTCTTGCGCTCAGCTACCTGCCGCTCGCGGCCGTGCTGGCGATCGGAGCCTGGAGGATCGTCAATCTCGGGCCGTGGCTGCGGACCGGCCTTGTCAGCATATCGAGCCTGCTGGCCGGTTTTTATGTCGTTTGCGAAATCCGCCGGTTCTGGCACGGGCCCGACCTTTCGGCGCCCGGCGTCACCCAGCCGGAGCTCTACAGCTACACGATCGCGCTCTTGATCGTCTGCGCAATCCTGCTCGCCGTCAGCTTCTCCAGGCGTTCCAACGTCTTGCGCAAGGTCGCCATGGCCGCGGCCGGACTGACGATCGCGAAGGTCTTCCTCGTGGATATTTCCGGCCTGGAAGGGCTTTTGCGGGTCGTCTCCCTCATCGGGCTCGGACTGGCGCTCGCCGGTCTCGGCTGGCTCGACCGTGTGATGAACCTGCGCTGGAACAGCATGGCGGGGCCGCCCGAAGCTTCGGGCGGCGGTGAAGATCGATAG
- a CDS encoding pyridoxamine 5'-phosphate oxidase family protein yields the protein MSKSEFWKEMDDVRAAMLGIGSARHVPMAPYPNDKEGEIWFITAEGTDLVKAIEAGESESSLIVTGNGEMHARVEGRSEVVQDREKLEELWNPVASSWFDGIDDPDIRLIRFTPDFAEVWATKGSIGFAIQIAKAKVTDEEPDMGDYFEVRF from the coding sequence ATGTCAAAATCCGAATTCTGGAAAGAAATGGACGACGTTCGCGCCGCAATGCTGGGCATCGGATCGGCCCGCCATGTGCCGATGGCACCGTATCCCAATGACAAGGAGGGGGAGATCTGGTTCATCACCGCTGAGGGCACCGATCTGGTGAAGGCGATCGAGGCCGGCGAGAGCGAAAGCTCGCTGATCGTCACCGGTAACGGCGAGATGCATGCCCGCGTCGAGGGACGGTCCGAGGTGGTCCAGGACCGGGAAAAGCTCGAGGAGCTCTGGAACCCGGTTGCTTCGAGCTGGTTCGACGGCATCGATGATCCGGACATCCGGCTGATCCGGTTTACGCCGGACTTCGCCGAGGTCTGGGCCACCAAGGGCTCGATCGGGTTTGCCATCCAGATCGCAAAGGCCAAGGTGACGGATGAGGAACCCGATATGGGGGACTATTTCGAGGTCCGCTTCTAG
- a CDS encoding DUF2207 domain-containing protein: protein MLIWLAPVSARERIERFESDIAIGPTGRLDITETIAIKAEGYRIEHGIFRDLPIAGRTAEGGVDPGALQILSATLDGAPVSMRVARRSDYIRIFLGDAGTDLEPGVHTFRLSYRTGPQVESRDGHDEFYWNVTGSYWAFPIDNAAATIHLPEGAAATQVAGYTGPLGSTRTEVSRRLSPDGGTVDVSTYRILDPEEGLTVAVGFPKGFVSEPAAAERFRWWVRRNPGVAISGVGLGALGLLFLFVSRRIRRPGEKQASRYPVVERRKPPRGTTPAQVQYISMRRMLGHSALLATVINLGLRGLMTIVPEGKAWRIVLDDGDTGTLAPEEEALVSGVRAEGGSVLVERNNRQTLRRLYGDFARVVRATHGRRYYAPNGKWKLAAAFLCSGLAAALALTGMDGEGWILAYGPLLPIALGLAFAGFDARASADTVSNAAGNGMGGGLVASAGLWLVTGFFTGAFGWATALGLVATPVLFWWFAARIGQPTEEGRAREAEIEGLRLYLQRVGDMRHANRSERDALPALLPFAVALDMKSEWSRAFDSVMDAGPGTINPIPFGLHPTFYDTGANGATIFGACQALSTNLTACISPNGSGSGGGFSGGGFSGGGGGGGGGGGW, encoded by the coding sequence GTGCTGATCTGGCTTGCGCCGGTTTCGGCGCGCGAGCGGATCGAGCGTTTCGAAAGCGACATCGCGATTGGTCCCACTGGCCGCCTCGATATCACCGAGACCATCGCGATCAAGGCGGAGGGGTACCGGATCGAACACGGTATCTTTCGCGACCTGCCGATCGCGGGACGGACGGCGGAAGGCGGCGTCGATCCCGGCGCGCTGCAGATCCTGTCGGCCACACTCGACGGCGCGCCGGTGTCCATGCGCGTCGCCCGCCGCAGCGACTATATACGCATCTTTCTGGGGGATGCCGGAACCGATCTCGAACCGGGCGTTCACACCTTCCGGCTTTCCTATCGCACCGGACCGCAGGTCGAAAGCCGCGACGGTCACGACGAATTCTACTGGAATGTGACCGGCAGCTACTGGGCCTTCCCGATCGACAATGCCGCCGCGACCATTCATCTGCCGGAGGGTGCTGCGGCCACACAGGTTGCCGGCTATACCGGGCCACTCGGCTCGACGCGCACCGAGGTGTCCCGCCGCCTCAGCCCGGATGGCGGCACGGTCGATGTTTCGACCTATCGCATTCTCGACCCGGAGGAGGGGCTGACGGTCGCTGTCGGCTTTCCGAAGGGCTTTGTTAGCGAGCCGGCGGCCGCAGAGCGGTTCCGTTGGTGGGTGCGCCGCAATCCGGGCGTGGCGATTTCAGGCGTCGGCCTTGGCGCTCTCGGCCTGCTGTTCCTGTTCGTTTCCCGCAGGATCAGGCGGCCCGGAGAGAAGCAGGCCTCACGATACCCTGTGGTCGAGCGGCGCAAGCCGCCGCGCGGCACGACGCCGGCTCAGGTACAGTATATTTCGATGCGGCGCATGCTCGGCCATTCCGCGCTCCTCGCCACGGTCATCAATCTCGGCCTGCGCGGGCTGATGACCATCGTTCCCGAGGGCAAGGCCTGGCGGATCGTGCTGGATGATGGCGACACCGGCACGCTGGCGCCCGAGGAGGAAGCGCTGGTTTCGGGCGTGCGCGCCGAAGGCGGCAGCGTCCTGGTCGAGCGCAACAACCGGCAGACGCTGAGACGGCTTTACGGCGATTTCGCCCGCGTGGTGCGCGCCACCCATGGCCGGCGGTATTACGCGCCGAACGGCAAGTGGAAACTGGCGGCCGCCTTCCTCTGCTCCGGCCTTGCCGCGGCCCTTGCGCTGACCGGCATGGATGGCGAAGGGTGGATCCTCGCCTATGGCCCGCTGCTGCCGATCGCGCTTGGCCTTGCCTTTGCCGGCTTCGATGCGCGCGCCTCGGCGGATACGGTCAGCAATGCCGCCGGAAACGGCATGGGCGGCGGGCTGGTCGCGAGCGCGGGTCTGTGGCTGGTGACCGGTTTCTTCACCGGCGCCTTCGGCTGGGCGACAGCGCTCGGCCTCGTCGCAACGCCGGTGCTGTTCTGGTGGTTTGCCGCGCGGATCGGCCAGCCGACGGAGGAGGGGCGGGCGCGCGAGGCGGAAATCGAGGGACTTCGCCTCTATCTCCAACGCGTCGGCGACATGCGCCATGCCAATCGCAGCGAAAGGGACGCGCTTCCCGCACTGCTGCCCTTCGCGGTGGCGCTCGACATGAAGTCCGAATGGAGCCGGGCCTTCGACAGCGTGATGGACGCCGGTCCAGGCACCATCAACCCGATCCCCTTCGGCCTTCACCCGACCTTCTACGACACAGGCGCGAACGGCGCGACCATCTTCGGCGCCTGCCAGGCGCTCAGCACCAACCTCACGGCCTGCATCTCGCCCAACGGATCGGGCTCAGGCGGCGGCTTTTCGGGCGGCGGCTTCTCCGGCGGGGGAGGCGGCGGCGGTGGTGGCGGAGGCTGGTAA